One region of Chryseobacterium sp. SORGH_AS_0447 genomic DNA includes:
- a CDS encoding YhcG family protein, giving the protein MKDKVIHNNDFKNWSEFISNKIKAAQTKTAFKINAELLTLYWEIGNSIIKQQKQKKWGSKIIDLLADNLAENFPGNKGFSVRNLKYMRSFAEAYPHFPIVQVPLAQKENHFMQVPLAQITWYHHISLLTKVKDIAERAFYISETAKNEWSRNIMLLQIQSDLYSRSGKALNNFEQTLPEYQSDLAKSIFKDPYHFDFLMLSAKVKEIEIEKLLTKKITDFLLELGKGFAFIGRQYSIEVDHTDYKIDLLFYHTVLHAYVVIELKAGEFLPEYISKLNFYISAVDDKLKTQTDEPTIGLLLCASKSNVKVEYAMRGLEKPLGVATYQLEQLVKENIDKLNIDNEEI; this is encoded by the coding sequence ATGAAAGACAAAGTGATCCATAACAACGATTTTAAAAATTGGTCTGAATTCATTTCAAATAAAATAAAAGCAGCCCAAACAAAAACAGCATTCAAAATCAATGCAGAACTGCTAACCTTATACTGGGAGATAGGGAATTCGATTATTAAACAGCAAAAACAAAAAAAATGGGGAAGCAAAATTATTGATCTCTTAGCCGATAATCTCGCTGAAAACTTTCCCGGCAATAAAGGTTTTTCTGTACGTAATTTAAAATATATGCGGTCTTTTGCAGAAGCCTACCCACATTTTCCAATTGTGCAGGTGCCGCTTGCACAAAAAGAAAATCATTTTATGCAAGTGCCACTTGCACAAATTACATGGTATCATCATATCAGCCTGCTAACCAAAGTAAAAGATATTGCGGAAAGAGCCTTTTACATTTCTGAAACCGCTAAAAACGAATGGAGTAGAAACATAATGCTCTTGCAGATACAATCTGATCTTTATTCAAGAAGCGGAAAAGCACTAAATAATTTTGAGCAGACATTACCCGAATATCAGTCTGATCTTGCTAAAAGCATTTTCAAAGATCCCTATCACTTTGACTTTTTAATGCTTTCTGCAAAGGTAAAAGAGATAGAAATAGAAAAACTGCTGACCAAGAAAATCACTGATTTCCTTCTTGAACTCGGTAAAGGATTCGCCTTTATTGGACGGCAATACTCAATTGAAGTAGATCATACAGATTACAAAATAGATTTACTTTTTTATCATACGGTACTTCATGCTTATGTTGTCATTGAGCTTAAAGCTGGAGAGTTTCTACCGGAGTATATTTCTAAGCTTAATTTTTACATCAGTGCTGTTGATGATAAGCTGAAAACACAGACTGATGAACCTACTATCGGTTTGTTGCTCTGTGCCTCAAAAAGCAATGTAAAAGTAGAATATGCAATGCGTGGCTTAGAAAAACCACTAGGTGTTGCAACATATCAATTAGAGCAACTGGTTAAAGAAAATATTGATAAACTAAATATTGATAACGAAGAAATATAA
- a CDS encoding beta-ketoacyl synthase N-terminal-like domain-containing protein: protein MSAVYINSAACISAQDTLNEDFFQNLQAVNSGQVLKAIEPVYKEFIPPAMIRRMSKTVKMSSVASHYALKEAGIENPDAIIVGTGMGCSQDSEKFLKNVLDNNEEFLTPTYFIQSTHNTVAGQIALGLQCHAYNFTYVNTSSSLEFSMLDAKLQIIDDEAEHVLVGSTDEQTERTMNLYELNKTIKKNEHFPVDYLHSTTEGVAWGEGASFFVLGKDKKDSTYAQLKDIQISNTVNPDEIKQFIEKFLAKNNLAFNDIDAVILGFSGDAKSDAYYTKAMDLFTDSSLLYYKHLSGEFNTASGFSTFIACHTLKNQEIPEVMLINQVKKERIKNILLYNHLLGNDHSLVLLEKA, encoded by the coding sequence ATGAGTGCCGTCTACATCAACAGTGCAGCCTGTATTTCAGCACAGGATACCCTAAATGAAGATTTCTTCCAAAATCTTCAGGCAGTAAACTCAGGCCAGGTTCTGAAAGCCATTGAACCGGTTTACAAAGAATTTATCCCACCGGCAATGATCCGCAGAATGTCTAAAACGGTAAAAATGAGCTCCGTCGCTTCCCATTATGCATTAAAAGAAGCTGGAATCGAAAATCCGGATGCTATTATCGTAGGGACCGGAATGGGCTGTTCCCAGGATTCTGAAAAGTTTCTAAAGAATGTCCTGGATAATAACGAAGAATTTCTTACCCCCACTTATTTTATCCAGTCCACCCACAATACGGTTGCCGGACAGATTGCCTTAGGCCTGCAGTGCCACGCTTATAATTTCACCTACGTAAATACGTCTTCCTCTTTGGAATTTTCAATGCTGGATGCAAAACTTCAGATCATCGATGATGAGGCGGAACATGTGTTGGTAGGTTCTACTGATGAGCAGACCGAAAGAACCATGAACCTGTATGAGCTGAACAAAACCATCAAAAAGAATGAGCATTTTCCTGTAGATTACCTGCATTCCACTACAGAAGGAGTAGCCTGGGGAGAAGGTGCCAGTTTTTTTGTATTGGGTAAAGATAAAAAAGACAGTACCTACGCTCAACTAAAAGACATACAGATCAGCAACACAGTAAATCCTGATGAAATAAAACAGTTTATTGAAAAGTTTTTAGCCAAAAATAATTTGGCTTTTAATGATATTGATGCGGTGATCTTGGGCTTCAGCGGTGATGCAAAATCCGATGCTTATTATACAAAAGCAATGGACCTGTTTACGGATTCATCTTTGCTTTACTACAAACACCTGAGCGGTGAATTCAATACGGCAAGCGGCTTTTCAACGTTTATTGCGTGCCACACCCTGAAAAATCAGGAAATTCCGGAAGTGATGTTAATTAATCAAGTCAAGAAAGAGCGCATTAAAAATATTTTGCTGTACAATCATCTTCTCGGGAATGACCATAGCCTGGTTTTGCTGGAAAAGGCTTAA